One part of the Streptomyces ferrugineus genome encodes these proteins:
- a CDS encoding immune inhibitor A domain-containing protein, producing MTSRPWTFRAAATTVALATAAATFSTFAVAQADEGAPASVERHDPADHTHADHDLDGPMSKTQEAQREEALNQVISGKSKVKKRGGSQVVELKSKKGDSKYVELGREKTDKIFTILVEFGDKISEFGGTPGPAHNQIAKPDRKKDNSTAWQADYNQKHYQDLYFGTGKKTESMKKYYEKQSSGRYSIEGEVSDWVKVPYNEARYGNNACGQTNCSSVWNVVSDGLNAWVAQQKAAGKTDAEIKAEVARFDQWDRYDFDGDGDFNEADGYIDHFQIVHAGEDESAGGGAQGTDAIWAHRWYAFGTDAGATGPDGNKLGGAQIGSTGIWVGDYTVQPENGGLGVFAHEYGHDLGLPDHYDTAGGENSTGFWTLMSSGSWLGTGKQEIGDLPGDMTAWDKLQLGWLKYDTAKAGVNSWHKLGVAEYNTKHKQALVVELPKKTVTTPVVEPAQGTKQWWSGSGDNLANTLARSVDLTGKSTASLTLDGWYDIEAEFDYLYTEVSTDGGANWTAIDGTVDGAALPKDASGKPALTGTVDAYKKLVFPLDAYVGKKIDLRFRYQTDGGVAQKGFAADEITVTADGTALFSDNAESADDAWKTKGFSRIGASITDDYAQYYIAENRQYVSYDKTLKTGPYNFGFSKSLPDWVEHYAYQNGLLIWKWDTSQQDNNTSQHPGVGLVLPIDSHPTAMKWSDGTLMRNRIQSYDSPFSRYRTDGMWLHNADVATKIPSSRGVSVFNDHASTYYDASNPAASVKVTDTNTKIKIVKEAKNGSTIELEVGPAVK from the coding sequence GTGACCAGTAGACCCTGGACGTTCAGAGCGGCGGCGACCACCGTCGCGCTCGCGACGGCGGCGGCGACATTCTCGACCTTCGCGGTGGCTCAGGCCGACGAAGGCGCGCCCGCCTCCGTGGAGCGGCACGACCCGGCGGACCACACACACGCCGACCACGACCTCGACGGCCCGATGAGCAAGACTCAGGAGGCCCAGCGCGAGGAAGCCCTGAACCAGGTCATATCAGGCAAGAGCAAGGTGAAGAAGCGCGGCGGCTCGCAGGTCGTCGAGCTCAAGAGCAAGAAGGGCGACAGCAAGTACGTCGAGCTGGGCCGCGAGAAGACCGACAAGATCTTCACGATCCTGGTCGAGTTCGGCGACAAGATAAGCGAGTTCGGCGGCACGCCGGGCCCGGCCCACAACCAGATAGCCAAGCCCGACCGCAAGAAGGACAACTCGACGGCCTGGCAGGCCGACTACAACCAGAAGCACTACCAGGACCTCTACTTCGGCACCGGCAAGAAGACCGAGTCGATGAAGAAGTACTACGAGAAGCAGTCCTCGGGCCGCTACTCGATCGAGGGCGAGGTGTCCGACTGGGTCAAGGTCCCCTACAACGAGGCCCGTTACGGCAACAACGCCTGCGGCCAGACCAACTGCTCTAGCGTCTGGAACGTCGTCAGCGACGGCCTGAACGCGTGGGTCGCCCAGCAGAAGGCAGCTGGGAAGACCGACGCCGAGATCAAGGCCGAGGTCGCGCGGTTCGACCAGTGGGACCGCTACGACTTCGACGGCGACGGCGACTTCAACGAGGCCGACGGCTACATCGACCACTTCCAGATCGTGCACGCCGGTGAGGACGAGTCCGCGGGCGGCGGCGCCCAGGGCACCGACGCCATCTGGGCCCACCGCTGGTACGCGTTCGGCACCGACGCGGGTGCCACCGGCCCCGACGGCAACAAGCTCGGCGGCGCGCAGATCGGCTCCACCGGCATCTGGGTCGGCGACTACACCGTGCAGCCGGAGAACGGCGGCCTGGGCGTCTTCGCCCACGAGTACGGCCACGACCTCGGTCTGCCGGACCACTACGACACCGCCGGCGGCGAGAACTCCACCGGCTTCTGGACCCTGATGTCCTCCGGCTCCTGGCTCGGCACCGGCAAGCAGGAGATCGGTGACCTGCCCGGCGACATGACCGCCTGGGACAAGCTCCAGCTCGGCTGGCTGAAGTACGACACGGCCAAGGCCGGCGTCAACTCCTGGCACAAGCTGGGTGTCGCCGAGTACAACACCAAGCACAAGCAGGCCCTCGTGGTCGAGCTGCCCAAGAAGACGGTCACCACGCCGGTCGTGGAGCCGGCGCAGGGCACGAAGCAGTGGTGGAGCGGCAGCGGCGACAACCTCGCCAACACGCTGGCCCGTTCCGTGGACCTCACCGGCAAGTCCACCGCCTCGCTGACGCTGGACGGCTGGTACGACATCGAGGCCGAGTTCGACTACCTCTACACCGAGGTCTCGACCGACGGCGGCGCCAACTGGACGGCCATCGACGGCACGGTCGACGGCGCGGCCCTGCCGAAGGACGCCAGCGGCAAGCCGGCCCTCACCGGCACCGTGGACGCCTACAAGAAGCTGGTCTTCCCGCTGGACGCCTACGTCGGCAAGAAGATCGACCTGCGCTTCCGCTACCAGACCGACGGCGGCGTGGCCCAGAAGGGCTTCGCGGCCGACGAGATCACCGTGACCGCCGACGGCACGGCCCTGTTCTCCGACAACGCCGAGAGCGCGGACGACGCCTGGAAGACCAAGGGCTTCTCCCGCATCGGCGCGTCCATCACGGACGACTACGCGCAGTACTACATCGCCGAGAACCGTCAGTACGTGTCGTACGACAAGACGTTGAAGACCGGCCCGTACAACTTCGGCTTCTCGAAGTCCCTTCCGGACTGGGTGGAGCACTACGCGTACCAGAACGGCCTGTTGATCTGGAAGTGGGACACCTCCCAGCAGGACAACAACACCAGCCAGCACCCCGGTGTCGGCCTGGTCCTGCCGATCGACTCCCACCCGACCGCGATGAAGTGGTCCGACGGCACGCTGATGCGCAACCGCATCCAGTCCTACGACTCGCCGTTCAGCCGCTACCGCACGGACGGCATGTGGCTGCACAACGCCGACGTCGCGACCAAGATCCCGTCGAGTCGCGGGGTGTCGGTCTTCAACGACCACGCCAGCACGTACTACGACGCCTCGAACCCGGCCGCGAGTGTCAAGGTCACTGACACCAACACCAAGATCAAGATCGTCAAGGAGGCCAAGAACGGCTCCACGATCGAGCTCGAGGTCGGTCCCGCAGTGAAGTAA
- a CDS encoding isochorismatase family protein produces MRRALIVVDVQNDFCEGGSLAVAGGADVAAAVTELIGQAAGSGYQHVVATRDHHIAPGGHFSANPDFAHSWPAHCVAGTEGVGFHPNFAPAVASGAIDAVFDKGAYAAAYSGFEGADENGVKLGDWLRAREVSEVDVVGIATDHCVRATALDAVREGFRTQVLLDLTAGVATESTERALEEMREAGVELSGKPVVA; encoded by the coding sequence ATGCGCCGCGCCTTGATCGTCGTAGACGTGCAGAACGACTTCTGCGAGGGGGGCAGCCTCGCCGTGGCCGGTGGTGCCGACGTGGCCGCCGCCGTCACCGAGCTGATCGGGCAGGCGGCCGGGTCCGGCTACCAGCACGTCGTAGCCACCCGTGACCACCACATCGCCCCCGGCGGCCACTTCTCGGCGAACCCCGACTTCGCCCACTCCTGGCCGGCGCACTGTGTCGCGGGCACGGAGGGCGTCGGCTTCCACCCGAACTTCGCCCCGGCGGTCGCGTCCGGCGCGATCGACGCCGTGTTCGACAAGGGGGCGTACGCGGCGGCGTACAGCGGGTTCGAGGGGGCCGACGAGAACGGCGTGAAGCTGGGCGACTGGCTGCGCGCCAGGGAGGTCTCGGAGGTGGACGTGGTGGGCATCGCCACGGACCACTGCGTGCGGGCGACCGCGCTGGACGCGGTGCGGGAGGGGTTCCGTACGCAGGTGCTGCTGGATCTCACCGCGGGGGTGGCCACGGAGAGCACTGAGCGGGCGCTGGAGGAGATGCGGGAGGCGGGGGTCGAGCTGTCCGGTAAGCCGGTGGTGGCGTAG
- a CDS encoding nicotinate phosphoribosyltransferase, translating to MNAADIGLPVNVPSTALFTDHYELTMLQAALKAGTADRRSVFEVFTRRLPEGRRYGVVAGTGRVLDAVENFRFDADVLGFLRERRVVDEPTLELLSSYRFSGDVWGYPEGEVYFPGSPIMRVEGTFAECVLLETVILSILNHDSAIAAAASRMASAAGDRPLIEMGARRTHELAAVAASRAAYVGGFASTSDLAAGFRYGIPTVGTSAHAFTLLHDRERDAFRAQVDSMGRGTTLLVDTYDVAEAVRTAVEVAGPELGAVRIDSGDLLLVAHRVRQQLDELGATHTKIIVTSDLDEYAIASLAAAPVDAYGVGTQLVTGSGHPTCSMVYKLVARAESAAPGASLVPVAKKSSGGKTSIGGRKWAARRLDEYGVAEAEVVGTGAVPAELAERQLPIELIKGGDVVARESLDVVRDRHVAARGNLPLSATQLSRGEPVIPTEYVNGRSGNRTGA from the coding sequence ATGAACGCTGCGGACATAGGGCTGCCGGTGAACGTGCCGTCGACGGCGCTCTTCACAGACCATTACGAGCTGACGATGCTGCAGGCCGCGCTGAAGGCCGGCACCGCCGACCGGCGCTCCGTCTTCGAGGTCTTCACGCGCAGGCTGCCGGAGGGTCGCCGGTACGGGGTCGTCGCGGGCACCGGGCGGGTGCTGGACGCGGTCGAGAACTTCCGGTTCGACGCGGACGTCCTCGGCTTTCTGCGCGAGCGCCGCGTCGTGGACGAACCGACTCTCGAGTTGCTGTCCTCGTACCGCTTCTCCGGCGACGTCTGGGGCTACCCCGAGGGCGAGGTCTACTTCCCGGGCTCGCCGATCATGCGGGTCGAGGGCACCTTCGCCGAGTGCGTGCTGCTGGAGACGGTGATCCTCTCGATCCTCAACCACGACTCCGCGATAGCCGCGGCCGCCTCCCGGATGGCGTCGGCGGCCGGCGACCGCCCGCTCATCGAGATGGGCGCCCGGCGCACCCACGAGCTGGCCGCCGTCGCCGCCTCCCGCGCCGCGTACGTCGGCGGCTTCGCCTCCACCTCCGACCTGGCCGCCGGATTCCGCTACGGCATCCCGACCGTCGGCACCAGCGCCCACGCCTTCACCCTGCTGCACGACCGCGAGCGGGACGCCTTCCGGGCCCAGGTGGACTCCATGGGCCGGGGCACCACGCTGCTCGTGGACACCTACGACGTCGCCGAGGCGGTCCGTACGGCCGTGGAGGTCGCCGGGCCCGAGCTGGGCGCCGTGCGCATCGACTCCGGCGACCTGCTGCTGGTCGCGCACCGGGTCCGGCAGCAGCTCGACGAGCTGGGCGCGACGCACACGAAGATCATCGTGACCTCCGACCTGGACGAGTACGCCATCGCCTCGCTGGCGGCGGCACCGGTGGACGCGTACGGCGTCGGCACCCAGCTCGTGACCGGGTCCGGGCATCCGACCTGCTCGATGGTCTACAAGCTGGTCGCCCGCGCCGAGTCCGCCGCCCCCGGGGCGTCGCTGGTGCCGGTCGCGAAGAAGTCGAGCGGCGGCAAGACCTCCATCGGCGGGCGCAAGTGGGCGGCGCGGCGGCTCGACGAGTACGGCGTCGCCGAGGCCGAGGTCGTGGGCACGGGCGCGGTGCCGGCCGAGCTGGCCGAACGGCAGCTGCCGATCGAGCTGATCAAGGGCGGTGACGTGGTGGCGCGTGAGTCGCTGGACGTCGTACGGGACCGGCATGTGGCCGCTCGCGGGAACCTGCCGCTGTCCGCTACCCAGCTCTCGCGCGGGGAACCCGTCATTCCGACGGAGTATGTCAACGGGCGCTCGGGTAACCGGACAGGGGCGTGA
- the clpS gene encoding ATP-dependent Clp protease adapter ClpS, translating to MGHVTAPAPLEIEKTESAEEVSAVPEPDVPWVTIVHNDPVNLMSYVTYVFQTYFGYSKDKATKLMLDVHHKGRAVVSSGTREEMERDVQAMHGYGLWATLQQDRK from the coding sequence ATGGGCCATGTGACGGCTCCCGCACCCCTAGAGATCGAAAAGACCGAGTCGGCGGAGGAGGTCTCGGCCGTACCCGAGCCGGATGTCCCCTGGGTCACGATCGTCCACAACGACCCGGTCAACCTCATGAGCTATGTGACGTACGTCTTCCAGACGTACTTCGGCTACTCGAAGGACAAGGCCACCAAGCTCATGCTCGATGTCCACCACAAGGGCCGTGCCGTCGTCTCCAGCGGGACCCGCGAGGAGATGGAGCGCGACGTGCAGGCCATGCACGGTTACGGCCTATGGGCCACCCTCCAGCAGGACCGGAAGTAG
- a CDS encoding DUF2017 domain-containing protein: MPGQFEPLPGGGAAVALDEVEISIIRSLAVQLLELIGPGPAEDTPDDPLAELFAEGPSEPPADPVLKRLFPDAYIDPEGAPQAKEAEEQRAYSAEFRRYTENDLRAGKRDNALAVIRSLDELSGAAAGEGGAVLKLSTEESQCWLGALNDLRLAIGSRLDIADEDDADLLYRLPDEDSRKPMVMAYLWLGGLQETLVSTLMP, from the coding sequence ATGCCAGGACAATTCGAACCGCTCCCCGGCGGCGGCGCGGCCGTCGCCCTCGACGAGGTCGAGATCTCCATCATCCGCTCCCTGGCGGTTCAGCTCCTGGAGCTCATCGGACCCGGACCGGCGGAAGACACCCCCGACGACCCGCTCGCCGAGCTGTTCGCCGAGGGGCCGAGCGAGCCGCCGGCCGATCCGGTGCTGAAGCGTCTGTTCCCGGACGCCTACATCGACCCCGAGGGCGCTCCCCAGGCCAAGGAGGCCGAGGAGCAGCGGGCGTACTCCGCGGAGTTCCGCCGCTACACCGAGAACGATCTGCGGGCCGGCAAGCGCGACAACGCGCTCGCGGTGATCCGGTCCCTGGACGAGCTCAGCGGCGCCGCCGCCGGTGAGGGCGGTGCGGTGCTCAAGCTCTCCACCGAGGAGTCCCAGTGCTGGCTGGGCGCCCTCAACGACCTGCGGCTGGCCATCGGCTCCCGGCTGGACATCGCCGACGAGGACGATGCCGATCTGCTCTACCGGCTCCCTGACGAGGACTCGCGCAAGCCGATGGTGATGGCGTATCTGTGGCTGGGCGGGCTTCAGGAGACCCTCGTTTCGACACTTATGCCCTGA